The genomic interval AGAAAAAGCCGAAGTAGCGATCGCTACACCAGTTGCTGCAAGGGTGGCTGGGAAGAAAGCGGTTATTTTCATTGGAGTTAGAAAAATTCCCTGTGTATGTATAAGTAGTGAAAACACTGGAGCTTGCTATAGCTAAATAGCGTTACTAGCGAAATCACGTACTCTAGCTCAATTTTTACGTGTTGAGGATTTATTTAGCTATGGGAGCTAGTAGCATTTATTACAATCTTCACGAATAAGCTGAATTGCTTCAAGGCCAGTTCAAAAAGTGTCACTCTCTAAGTAACTTGTTAGAAAAATGGATCCATAAAGAATTTTTCAGTATTTTTACTGTTTATTTCCTGAACTACTTATTCACTTTGAATGCTATTTGTGTAAATAGTTGCTCAAGGATTAAGAACCTGCTCAGCTAATGGTGTTTGCTATTGGCAGAAATAACGTCGTGGCTCTAAGTATCTCTTTTAAGCCAACTGTAGAATCGCATGATCTGTGAAAATCAAGCTTAGTGAAGCAATAGAGGCATGATAAATAAGTGCGTTAACATAGACGAAAAGGAGTGTTGCAAGCTTCATAAACACGCTCTAAATCTTAATTTGCTCTTTCTCGAATGACTTGAGGCTTTTCATCACTCCCCATCAAGCAGCTAGATTCAAATCTATTTTTGCAAGGGGTGAATTGCGATCGCCAAACCACTGTCACTGGCGCAACTCCTGATCTGTGGCCTTGAAAACCAAACTGCAACTGAACTTTTGCCCCAGATCAATCAGTTGCTCTCTACTTTATCGCCCATTGAGTGTTGGCAATATTTCACACAACATCTCCTGAAACCGACACATCCCTGGGCGTTCCATCAACTCCTCTACGCCCAAACTTTTGCTGACTGGAATACCGCTCAAGGGCCTCCTCCTGCCTGGTTTCCTACACCTGAGCAAATACGATCTACGAATATTTCGGCTTTGATGCAAGATCAAGCGATCGCGACCTATCCAGAACTGCATGCTTGGTCATGTCAGGATCGAGATGAATTTTGGCAGGTGATGATCCAACGCTTGGGAATTCGTTTACAGCAGAACTATACACAGATTTTGAATCTATCCCAGGAAGTGGAAGCACCTCAATGGCTAGTTGATGCTCGGCTCAATATTGTAGAAAGCTGTTTTCAAGCGCCTGAGGATGCCACTGCGATCATTTATCAACCAGAGGGAGGTTCACTCGCAAAAGTAACTTATGGAGAACTTCATGCTCTAGCGAATCGAGTTGCTAATGGTTTAGTAGAGCTTGGTTTGCAGCCAGGAGATGCGATCGCTGTGGTTCTGCCGATGACGGTAGAAGCCGTGGCAATTTATTTAGGGATTGTTCAGGCGGGTTGTGTGGTGGTGTCGATCGCGGATAGCTTTGCTGCACCGGAGATTGCTATTCGTTTGAAGATTACGCAAGCAAAAGCAGTCTTTACCCAAGACAGCATTATCCGCGCAGGAAAGCAATTACCTCTCTATACTAAAGTCATAGAAGCTCAGGCTCCACGGGCGATCGTTCTTACTGCTGCTAACCTTGCTGCTCCTAACACTCAATTGCGATCAGGAGATTTGACCTGGAAAGATTTTCTCAGCGATCAGGCACAATTTCAACCTGTTTCTGCGGCTCCTGCTGCTCACACCAATATCCTGTTCTCTTCTGGTACCACTGGTGAACCCAAGGCTATTCCTTGGACTCAAACAACACCGATTAAGTGTGCAGTAGATGGGCATCTCCATCAGGATATTCATGCTGGAGACATAGTGGCGTGGCCGACTAATCTCGGCTGGATGATGGGGCCGTGGCTGATCTATGCCAGTTTGATTAACCAGGCGGCGATCGCGTTGTATTACGGGACTCCGACAACAAGAGAATTTGGTCAATTTATTCAGGATGCTCGTGTGACGATGCTCGGTGTCGTGCCTAGTTTAGTGACGGCTTGGAAGACCACTGATTGTATGAGAGGGCTAGACTGGAGCGCCATTAAAGCCTTCAGCTCCACAGGTGAGTGCTCCAATCCACAAGATATGTTGTTTCTCATGTCTTTGGCAGGTTGTAAACCCATTGTGGAGTACTGCGGCGGCACTGAAATCGGTGGAGGATACATTACTGGAACTTTAGTGCAACCCTGTATCCCTGCTACTTTTACTACCCCTGCCCTCGGTCTTGATATTGCTGTTCTAGATATAAAGGGACAACCTGCGGACAAAGGCGAAGCATTCATCATTCCTCCATCTATTGGTCTCTCTACTCAGCTGATGAATCGAGATCACCATCAAGTGTATTTTGCTGGTACGCCTCAATTAGCCGTTGAGCATCAGAACCTAAGGGCCAGGAGTCAGAAGTCAGGAGTCAGAAGTCAGGAGTATTCTCCTTCATCCCTCCTCCTTCGTCCTTCATCCTTCATTTCCCTCCGTCGTCATGGCGATCGCTTGGAGCGTTTGCCGAATGGGTATTATCGAACACAGGGGCGGGTGGATGATGCAATGAATTTGGGTGGAATTAAAGTGAGTTCCACAGAGATTGAGCAAGTACTGAATACGGTTGAGGATGTTTGCGAGACAGCAGCGATCGCGGTATCACCTCCTGAAGGTGGGCCCAGTCAGCTAATTATTTATGTGGTTGCTCCGAATACCTCAAAGGCTAAAGAGAAGCTGAAAACTGCTCTGCAAAAGGCGATCGCCCAGAATCTCAACCCTCTCTTCAAAATCCATGATGTGGTTATAGTGGACACCCTGCCGCGCACAGCTTCCAACAAGGTCATGCGACGAGTCCTGCGGGATCAATACCGAGAGCTTTCGGAAAAACATCGAGATGAAAGCGCTCAAAATCTGTTGAATCGTCCGGAGAAGACCTAACTCCTCTTTTCTACAGCCTAGGAAGAAATGGGAGAGCCTACTAAATTTTTTCTATAAAGTGAGTTGAATATGGTGATCTTTGCGGAACGAATGAGTCATTTGGGCACCGAATCCGCTTTTGAAGTGCTTGCTAGAGCCAAAAAGCTAGAAGCCCAAGGAAAAAGTGTGATTCACCTAGAGATCGGACAGCCTGACCTCCCTACTCCTGACAATATCTGTGAAGCGGCTTGCCGAGCCATGCGCGAGGGATATACAGGATATGGTCCGGCGGCTGGACTATTGGAGTTCCGCGAGGTGATTGCTGAGTATATCGCAGCGACTAGAGGTGTGGAAGTTCACCCAGATGAAATCGTGGTCACACCTGGAGCGAAACCGATTATATTTTTTACTATTCTGGCACTGGTAAACGCAGGAGATGAGGTTATTTACCCCAATCCAGGTTTTCCCGTTTATGAATCGGTGATTAACTTTGTAGGAGCCAAAGCTGTCCCCCTGCCGTTACGAGAAGAAGTAGACTTTCGCTTTTGGATTGAAGATCTGATCAATGCTATTTCCGATCGCACCAAACTATTAATTATTAATTCTCCCCAAAATCCGACCGGAGGGCTGTTAATGGCAGAAGATTTGGCGGCGATCGCTGAACTTGCTCAGAAACACGATTTCTATATCCTCTCCGATGAAGTGTACTCCCGGATGGTCTATGAAGAGGAGCATCAGAGTATCTTCAGTTTGCCAGGGATGCAGGCACGGACTATTTTGCTGGATGGCCACTCTAAAACCTATGCGATGACAGGTTGGCGCTTAGGATATGGTGTGGCTCCCCAGGCGATCGCAGAAAAGATGGTGCAATTGATGATTAATTCAAATTCTTGCACCTGTTCGTTTACCCAAATTGCGGGAATGGAAGCGCTAACTGGGCCACAGGATGCGGTGGAGCAAATGATGGCTGAGTTTCAACAACGACGAGATGTGATTGTCGAGGGACTCAATGCGATCGCGGGTATCCAATGCCGCAAACCCGCAGGGGCTTTTTATGTGTTCCCTAATGTCAAGCAGTTGCCTATTGCCTGTGACGCTCTTGCCGATTATCTTCTCGAAGAAGCAGGGGTTGCAGTGCTTTCAGGAACTGCCTTTGGTCAATATGGAGATGGTTACTTAAGGCTTTCCTACGCCAATTCTCTAGAAAACATCCATGAGGCGTTAGAAAGAATTCAAATCGCGGTGGGTAAGCTGAAATAAGTCGATGATATAAGAATTTGGCTCCCCTTCCCTCGCAGGGAAGGGGCTGGGGGTTAGGTCTCTTCCGTAAGACGTAATGCCGCGATATTTTGGCAAGAGAAAGTTGCTCCGTCTGTACATCGACGGTGAATTAGTTCTATGATTTGTCCTGCTAAATTTTTGAAAGACCACTGACACAGACAACCGTCATCTTGAGGCACTGTGGATAAAGGTACAAAGCCTTTTCTCTGACATATTTCTGCTGCTGAGTTTATATCATTGGTATGCAGAGCCACGTGATGGACAGTATTCAAACCCCTTTCCTGGATTAGGCGATCGAGCTGATCATGAGGGGTATGAGGGGCAGCTAGAACAACAATCCCACCCGATGGCATCAGAACTGAGAGAAAATACATCGTTAGGTCATCAGGGAAAGAGGTTAGACCCGGACAAAAATCCTGTGGCCATATTCCTGGCCCTTCAACAGCTTGTGCTCCATACTGGATCAAGCGATCGCTGTATTGGTTGAGAGCTAAAGCACTAGAAAACAACATGACTAGGTGATCGACAATCACCCTTTCATCAAATAATGTTGTGCTAAAAGAAGCATCTAGAAACTCAGGTGTCTTGCCTTCCTCTTTATAGAAAAGTAGTCCATTAATTTCTACAAAAGGTGGTTCGTGAATAGTTTGAGATTGGGGTGAAGTGCGATCGCTAGAATATGACATAACCGATTTACCTAAATCACGTCATGTTTTTTGCCGACTCCTGCAAACGCATCAATGCAGCGATCTAGATGTGCTTGAGTATGAGCGGCGGAAAGTTGAACCCGAATGCGGGCTTGGCCTTGGGGTACTACGGGATAACTAAAACCAATCACATAAATGCCTTCGTTCAGCAAATCGCGAGCCATAGCCTTGGCTAACTTGGCCTCATACAGCATAAGGGGCACAATTGGATCGATATAAGGGAGAATTGCTTTCAGGATGAGGTGGCGATCGCCCACTCTCTACAACCTGTTCTACCCCATAGATCCGACGCAGAGCTGTCACCAAGTCACTGCCCAATTGCCCCTGCGCCCCAGTTACCAAAGTTCTATTCATTCTTCATAGCTTCTCATAGCCAGTATTTCACAGCTGTAGGGGCGGGTTTAGCTCAAATGCTGGTCCAGTCGATAATCTGTTCACAAAACCCGCCCCTACGAGTTCGGTCATCTCCTCCAAGGTCTGTAGCAAACGATTTACCTCATCCATCGTGTTGTAATGAACTAGGCCAATCCTTAGCAAACCACCGCTTGCTGCCAGCCCTAGCCGTTCTATGACGCCCAAGGCATAGAAATGACCATGCCAGGTAAAGATGCCGCGATCGCCCAGTTGCGTTGCGAGTTCGTAAGGTGTGTAACCGTTGATGCGGATACCGAAAGTAGGAGTTCGTTCAGCTAAGCGATTTGGGTCGGTGATGCCGTAGACAGTGACACCCGGAATCTCTAGTAAACCCTGCAACAAGGCTTGGCTCAGTTCTGTTTCATAAGTGTGAATTGCAGATGTCACAGCAGCTAGCGCCGCTTGACGGTTTTGTACCGATGGATTAACTCGATGTCCCAGCTCCGTTAAGTAACCTAAGGTAGCGAGTAAACCTGCCATGCCTTCATAGTTTTGAGTTCCTGTTTCCCAACGAGACGGCACCTCATCCGGAGCGGGCAAGACCTTGTAAGGTTGGATCTGTGCGAGATGTTCTCGCTTGGCATAGAGGATTCCCAGGTGTGGCCCAAAGAATTTGTAAGCTGAGCAGACGAGGAAATCACAATCAAGGGCTTGCACATCGATCGCGCCGTGGGGGGCATAGTGCACCGCATCTACAAATACCCAAGCCCCAACTTGATGGGCCAGCCGCGTGATTCTGGCAATGTCGTTAATCGTGCCGACCGCATTAGAGGCATAGCCAACTGCAACTAATTTGGTGCGTTCATTTAGCGATCGCGTCAATTCATCCCAATTTAGGGTGCAATCCTCTGGATGCATATCCACTGTGCGAACCACAATGCCCCGTTCTACCAGAGCTTCCCAGGCACAGACATTAGCGTAGTGGTCAAGAGTGGTAACAATGATCTCATCTCCAGGTTGCAGTGTCCGACCGATTGCCCGACTGATGGCGTAGGTGAGAGTCGTCATGTTAGCCCCAAACACAACTTCATCACTGCCACAGTTGAGAAAGTCAGCCACAGCACTCCGAGCGGCGGCAATTAGCGTATCTGTCCGATGGCTCGTAGCAAAAGCACCATGAGCGTTGGCATTGGAGGTGAGTAGATAGTCACTGATGGCATCTACCACTGTCTTTGGGACTTGTGTACCACCAGGGCCGTCACAGAAGATAGCAGGTTGACCGTTGATCTCTTGAGTCAAGGCTGGAAACTGAGAGCGAATCCAGTTGAGGTCAAGGGCAATCATAAAAGTCTCCCAATTAATAAGGTTTATTTCGGTGGAAGCTTTATTTCGGTGGAAGGTTTATTCCGGTACAAACAGGCCAGGACAGGTGAAGACAAAGACATCCCGCTCTCCGTCTTCAGGGGCGATCGCGCTCACCGAGGAGGTGAAATGGAAGTATTGATCATCTCTAAATACTAGAAGCTCACCGGGGTTAAGCACTTTAGTAAAAGCTGGGCTGCTTTGTTTATCTTTATAGAGATGTGTTTCACCGCCTTCAATGCGGGCACGATTCACGGAAAATATGCCGACTAGATCAACGCCATCGCGGTGAATGCCTTCTGGGGCAGGATTTCCTATTTGTTGAGAGGTAGCGGTGGTTCTAATTTGGTGGACGGCAACTTCTTTATGAGGGGTGCAAAGTTGACAGAACTGAAAAAATTCCCAAATGATTTTTTGAAAGTCTTCTAACTGAATTAAGCCATCATCCAGCTCTGCGTATTCTCTGGCCACATCACCCAGTAAAGGATTGTAAGTTTTCGACTGGAATAAATGCCGATGGGGGAGTTTATTCAAGCGATCGCCTGCAATTTGGAAATGAGAAAGACGCCTAAAGCGGTAGTTACCCGCTAAATAGGGATCGGGTGGAAGCTGGTCAAAGAATGGCTTGAGTTGATCGACTTGCACAGCCGTCACCATTTCTAGGATGTAGCTGGCTAGGCAATCAAACTCTTTAGGCTTGGATAGGTTCAGCATGTTACCTAACTTCCTCGCTTAAATTGTTCAGCAGCATCCAATCCTACTGGCTGCAATTAAGCCACAGGATTAACTCGAAATATGAGTTCTGTAGTGCTAAGCTTTGCTACTTACAAAAGATCAAAGAGAGAGTAAGACGGCAAAAAGAGAGGCAAGATGTTAGAGAATACGGCGCTGTAGTGTTAGTAAGGTTGATAAAACAAGCCCCTCTTAAATAGCTTTACTAAGGTAGGGTTGAGTGATGCGCCACTACCTAGGCCAAACTATCAGCAAAGCTTTTGACAATCCTTGAGAATCACACCTCATATTTCATGGATGCTGATTTCATTGTAGTAATACTTTTTTGATGTTGTCGATCCCTGATTCTACTCAGGCCGTTTTTTGCCCAATCTTCACAATTTTTCGGCTCTACCTATTTTTATGAATCTACTTTTATTTAATTAAAATTTATAATTAACGACTTTGATCAGAATCAAATCTAAGGGCGGAATCAAGGTGAATTCCGCGATCGCCATTGCACTCAAGAAGCCGAACCTGCATCCTCGACAGAACTTTCGGCCAAATCAATTCGCAGTAATTGTCGAGTCAGCCAATGCAAGCTCAGAAAAACCAAACTACTGCCCACCAACAGCATCACGCCTAAAACGGTACTGTATCCCTTGGTATGCCACCACAGCCGTTGTAGGATGGCCAAACTGAGTTGGCTGGGCTGGTTTATCCGTGGCAGCGGATCTCGAACCAAACGGTAGCTCTGATTGTTCAACTGGTTTTGTGCTTGGTCTGCCTGAGGTGCGATCGCCATACCAATTACTCCTATTAGCCCCAGCTTGGGCCACCAAATTTTGCTCTACTTAATCTACGGCAAGTCGGTAGATTTATGTGTATTTAGGAGTATGGCACTGCCTACTGAAACAAAACAAGTTCAAATGTTACTTTTTTGGAATTTGTCTAGAACGAGCGAATTTATGACCGAGGCGAAAAGTCTAAGCAACCTTCACAAGGTCCATAGGGATGCACCGCACATCTAATATGGGGCGATCGCGCTGAGTAAACACATTGAGGATTACCTAAGGGTTTTGGGTACGAGGTGGCGAGTTGAGTCCGAAACTCAGCGTTAAGCTGGGCAAGTCGCACTTTATACTGCTGCCACTGCCACCACAGGTTCACTAAGCTCAGTGGTAAATAAAGGAGAGAGCTACCAACGACGATTCCCGTAATTAATCCGGGCGAGCCTGCTTGCAAGGCCAAACAGAGATTGGCGAACATGATGCTGATCAAGCAGTAGTTGCTATACCGCATTAAAGCGCGATTTGAGTGTCGAAATAGAGATTGAAAAAATGCCATGATCGTGGCCTTGGTAGAGCTTGGCCCTGATTCAGAATAGCGTTTCATTGGCAGCGATGTGAGTTTTGCTAGCAAGACAAAACGGTAATCATGCCAGCGGTTAGCAGTGCGGGCTATCGTGGAGAATATGAAGTATCGTAACCTTTACACGGGGCTTTACACAGCTCTGCAACGGCGCTTGCAGGAACTCCCCCAATCGCTGAATTTGTTTCAATATGGTGGCCGCGCTGTGGAGTTGGTTTGGTCAACCAATCACCGCTTGACGATCGCCTTGGCTCTTTTTACCCTAATTGCGGGGTTGCTTCCTGGCGCGATCGCCTATGTTGGCAAACTCATTATTGATAGTGTAGTGGCGGCTTCGCAGTCGCAATCGCTCAGCGATCGCTGGGACGCACTAGGATACCTTGGCCTAGAAGCGATCGCGGTTGCCTTGTTGGCGGGTAGTAAGCAAGGACTCACGCTCTGTCAGTCATTGCTGCGGGTGTTGCTGGGGCAGAAAGTGAATGTGCTGATTCTCAAGAAAGCCCTGACTTTGGATATGGCGCATTTCGAGGATTCAGAGTTTTACGACAAAATGACCCGTGCCCGCCGGGAAGCTTCTAGCCGCCCCTTAAGTTTGGTAGGGCGAACCTTTGGACTGGTGCAAGATAGCTTAGCACTGATTACCTATGGCGGGTTGCTGCTGAACTTCTCCATTGGAGCCGTCTTTGTGCTGATGTTGGCCGCTGTGCCTGCCTTTATCGCCGAGACTCGCTTTGCAGGGCAAGCTTTTCGGTTGTTTCGTTGGCGTGCCCCCGAAACCAGAGAGCAAACCTATTTGGAAACTTTGATTGCCCGTGAAGACTTTGCTATGGAGGTGAAGCTGTTTCAGTTGGGGCCGTTGCTCTTGACTCGCTATCAAGAGATCTTCCATCGCCTTTATGATGAAGACCGCAGCTTAACCATTCGGCGCGGACTGTGGGGTTACTTGCTGGGATTACTCAGCACAGCGGCTTTTTACGCAGCTTATACCTGGATTGTGCTTGAGGCGATCGCGGGGCGAATCTCTTTGGGTGACTTGACCATGTATTTGGTGGTGTTTCGCCAAGGTCAGACCACCTTTTCCTCGGCGCTAAGTTCCATCGGTGGTATGTTTGAGGACTCTCTTTATCTTTCTAATTTGTATGAATTTTTAGAACAAGAGATTCCTCAGCCTGCCGGAACTGCTAAGCGGGGGCCAGTCCCTGGAGATGGAATTCGTTTTGAAAATGTCTCTTTTACTTATCCCGGCAATACCCAACCTGCTTTAAACAATGTTTCTTTCCATCTTAGGCCCGGAGAAAAGATGGCGATCGTAGGTGAAAATGGTTCTGGCAAAACCACACTAATCAAGCTACTCACCCGCCTCTACAGCCCTAGCTCAGGCCGTATTTTTCTCGATGGTCTAGATTTGGAAGCTTGGGACACGGAAGTGCTCCAACGTCGCATTGGCGTGATCTTTCAGAACTTTGTCCGCTACCAATTTACTGTCGGAGAGAATGTGGGCGTGGGAGATGTGGAACATATCACTGACTCACCGCGCTGGGAAGTTGCCGCCGACAAGAGTATGGCTTTGCCCTTTATTCAGGAAATGGCAGAGGGATTTCAAACTCAGTTAGGTAGGTGGTTTAAAGGGGGGCGAGAGTTGTCGGGTGGACAGTGGCAGAAGATTGCTTTGTCTCGCGCTTTTATGCGGACAGGGGCCGATATTCTGGTTTTAGATGAGCCTACTTCAGCGATGGATGCAGAAGCGGAGGTGCAAATCTTCAATCACTTTCGAACCGTGACTGAGCACCAAATGGCAATTTTGATCTCTCATCGCTTCTCGACCGTGCGAATGGCTGATTGGATTGTAGTGCTATCGGCTGGGGAACTGATTGAGCAAGGTAGCCATGAAGACTTGCTACAAACAGGCGGGCGCTATGCTCATTTGTTCTCTTTACAAGCAGCGGGTTATCAGTAATGTTGTCAGTAATGTTTAAAGGGATTCGCGATCGCCTGAACCACTTTAAAGCTCGAAGAACTGAATCGCTGCAACTGGAGCGGCTACAAACAGAGCTGCTGGAAGAATCTAAGCTGGGGATCTCCTACTTAATCCTAATTATTGGCTCTTGCGCGATCGCCACTTTAGGATTGCTAGCCAACAGCACCGCTGTAATTATCGGCGCGATGATTATTGCTCCCTTGATGTTACCCATCCGAGGGCTGGCTTTTGGGGCTTTGAAAGGGGATATTCATCTCTTTCAGGAAGGATTGCTTGCCGTCAGCGTAGGCACTTTATTAGCGGCTAGCCTAGCCTGGGTTTTAGCCATGATGGTAGGACTACCCAGCTATGGCAGCGAAATCATCTCCCGTTCAGAACCAACCCTAATCGATCTAGGAAT from Trichocoleus desertorum ATA4-8-CV12 carries:
- a CDS encoding cysteine desulfurase-like protein, producing the protein MIALDLNWIRSQFPALTQEINGQPAIFCDGPGGTQVPKTVVDAISDYLLTSNANAHGAFATSHRTDTLIAAARSAVADFLNCGSDEVVFGANMTTLTYAISRAIGRTLQPGDEIIVTTLDHYANVCAWEALVERGIVVRTVDMHPEDCTLNWDELTRSLNERTKLVAVGYASNAVGTINDIARITRLAHQVGAWVFVDAVHYAPHGAIDVQALDCDFLVCSAYKFFGPHLGILYAKREHLAQIQPYKVLPAPDEVPSRWETGTQNYEGMAGLLATLGYLTELGHRVNPSVQNRQAALAAVTSAIHTYETELSQALLQGLLEIPGVTVYGITDPNRLAERTPTFGIRINGYTPYELATQLGDRGIFTWHGHFYALGVIERLGLAASGGLLRIGLVHYNTMDEVNRLLQTLEEMTELVGAGFVNRLSTGPAFELNPPLQL
- a CDS encoding pyridoxal phosphate-dependent aminotransferase → MIFAERMSHLGTESAFEVLARAKKLEAQGKSVIHLEIGQPDLPTPDNICEAACRAMREGYTGYGPAAGLLEFREVIAEYIAATRGVEVHPDEIVVTPGAKPIIFFTILALVNAGDEVIYPNPGFPVYESVINFVGAKAVPLPLREEVDFRFWIEDLINAISDRTKLLIINSPQNPTGGLLMAEDLAAIAELAQKHDFYILSDEVYSRMVYEEEHQSIFSLPGMQARTILLDGHSKTYAMTGWRLGYGVAPQAIAEKMVQLMINSNSCTCSFTQIAGMEALTGPQDAVEQMMAEFQQRRDVIVEGLNAIAGIQCRKPAGAFYVFPNVKQLPIACDALADYLLEEAGVAVLSGTAFGQYGDGYLRLSYANSLENIHEALERIQIAVGKLK
- a CDS encoding AMP-binding protein, with the translated sequence MQDQAIATYPELHAWSCQDRDEFWQVMIQRLGIRLQQNYTQILNLSQEVEAPQWLVDARLNIVESCFQAPEDATAIIYQPEGGSLAKVTYGELHALANRVANGLVELGLQPGDAIAVVLPMTVEAVAIYLGIVQAGCVVVSIADSFAAPEIAIRLKITQAKAVFTQDSIIRAGKQLPLYTKVIEAQAPRAIVLTAANLAAPNTQLRSGDLTWKDFLSDQAQFQPVSAAPAAHTNILFSSGTTGEPKAIPWTQTTPIKCAVDGHLHQDIHAGDIVAWPTNLGWMMGPWLIYASLINQAAIALYYGTPTTREFGQFIQDARVTMLGVVPSLVTAWKTTDCMRGLDWSAIKAFSSTGECSNPQDMLFLMSLAGCKPIVEYCGGTEIGGGYITGTLVQPCIPATFTTPALGLDIAVLDIKGQPADKGEAFIIPPSIGLSTQLMNRDHHQVYFAGTPQLAVEHQNLRARSQKSGVRSQEYSPSSLLLRPSSFISLRRHGDRLERLPNGYYRTQGRVDDAMNLGGIKVSSTEIEQVLNTVEDVCETAAIAVSPPEGGPSQLIIYVVAPNTSKAKEKLKTALQKAIAQNLNPLFKIHDVVIVDTLPRTASNKVMRRVLRDQYRELSEKHRDESAQNLLNRPEKT
- a CDS encoding 2OG-Fe dioxygenase family protein; its protein translation is MLNLSKPKEFDCLASYILEMVTAVQVDQLKPFFDQLPPDPYLAGNYRFRRLSHFQIAGDRLNKLPHRHLFQSKTYNPLLGDVAREYAELDDGLIQLEDFQKIIWEFFQFCQLCTPHKEVAVHQIRTTATSQQIGNPAPEGIHRDGVDLVGIFSVNRARIEGGETHLYKDKQSSPAFTKVLNPGELLVFRDDQYFHFTSSVSAIAPEDGERDVFVFTCPGLFVPE
- a CDS encoding ABC transporter ATP-binding protein/permease — protein: MKYRNLYTGLYTALQRRLQELPQSLNLFQYGGRAVELVWSTNHRLTIALALFTLIAGLLPGAIAYVGKLIIDSVVAASQSQSLSDRWDALGYLGLEAIAVALLAGSKQGLTLCQSLLRVLLGQKVNVLILKKALTLDMAHFEDSEFYDKMTRARREASSRPLSLVGRTFGLVQDSLALITYGGLLLNFSIGAVFVLMLAAVPAFIAETRFAGQAFRLFRWRAPETREQTYLETLIAREDFAMEVKLFQLGPLLLTRYQEIFHRLYDEDRSLTIRRGLWGYLLGLLSTAAFYAAYTWIVLEAIAGRISLGDLTMYLVVFRQGQTTFSSALSSIGGMFEDSLYLSNLYEFLEQEIPQPAGTAKRGPVPGDGIRFENVSFTYPGNTQPALNNVSFHLRPGEKMAIVGENGSGKTTLIKLLTRLYSPSSGRIFLDGLDLEAWDTEVLQRRIGVIFQNFVRYQFTVGENVGVGDVEHITDSPRWEVAADKSMALPFIQEMAEGFQTQLGRWFKGGRELSGGQWQKIALSRAFMRTGADILVLDEPTSAMDAEAEVQIFNHFRTVTEHQMAILISHRFSTVRMADWIVVLSAGELIEQGSHEDLLQTGGRYAHLFSLQAAGYQ